Below is a genomic region from Ciona intestinalis chromosome 14, KH, whole genome shotgun sequence.
GTAAAGTATCAATATGAATTTTAGTAAAGTATCAATTTTTTAGAGTGAAAACATTGATGCATTTGGCAAAGCGTGGATAAAGCGAAATGGGACATATATTAGAGATAATTGTCGCAGAACAGAAgtttacaaaatgaaacaacacATGTGTCTGCCCACCAACCTGACTGCGTGTGTAGACCACCACCTTCGAACAAATCTTTGCAAGTTTTGTGCTATCAATGAAGGAGTAGAAACAGGGTaagtaagttaaaattaacattttcttattgtaacaaagaattatttgaataaagaaTCGCGCAAGAGTAGTTTCTTCAAATTACAAGACTAATGTGAAACTGTATAAGATATTTGAAATACCCTATCCAATAAAATTGGGATGTACACTGTGCATCACCTATAAGGTTACACAGGATCCATTATCAACCTGTGTACACAAACTTAGTGACTCTAATGCTAGTATTATACTATTCCCAAAAAGTATGAAAAGGCccagtgttttaaaactatttaagaTATAGGAGTTTGATAAACGCTTTGCATGGTTGATTACGAATTGTAAAAGTGACATAATAGTCAAGTAAGAACTAATCACTGCATGTAAATAGTGGCTGAACTTGCTGTTATATCTCTTTTAATCTACAGCCAATGTGAAGGAGAAGGCATACAAAATAAATCGAAAAAAGCAGAAAGTACAACACTTGTTGTACAACCAACCACAACCCATACAGCAATAGAAGTAGAAGCCGCAACATTCCATGAAAATGAGACAACGGGGCAAACAGAAAAATCAACAACTCAAGTGCAACGAACCACAGAATCACCACAAGTACCAACAAAGGCAACAAATAATATAGAAGAGACCACTCAAGTAACACCAGATGTTATGGAATATGGTTCTTTACCTTGGTGGTTGATTGGGGTTATAGTcgcatttattattttgttaccaATATTAGTAGTCGAGGTCCCAAAGCTGTGTAAGAGTCAGAACGAACAA
It encodes:
- the LOC104266420 gene encoding uncharacterized protein LOC104266420, which codes for MKTTYFMVMKFAILALLCGMVVVKSENIDAFGKAWIKRNGTYIRDNCRRTEVYKMKQHMCLPTNLTACVDHHLRTNLCKFCAINEGVETGQCEGEGIQNKSKKAESTTLVVQPTTTHTAIEVEAATFHENETTGQTEKSTTQVQRTTESPQVPTKATNNIEETTQVTPDVMEYGSLPWWLIGVIVAFIILLPILVVEVPKLCKSQNEQRESIELGTVQSSRDRESGINLLSDSGNNNVIKDAREERAGETVNLELNDKEKIIKHFADN